In Nicotiana tabacum cultivar K326 chromosome 11, ASM71507v2, whole genome shotgun sequence, a single window of DNA contains:
- the LOC107815063 gene encoding glutamate decarboxylase-like: protein MVLSKAASDNDVSVHSTFASRYVRVSLPRFQMPENSIPKEAAYQIINDELMLDGNPRLNLASFVTTWMEPECDKLIMAAINKNYVDMDEYPVTTELQNRCVNMIAHLFNAPLGEEETAVGVGTVGSSEAIMLAGLAFKRKWQNKMKAQGKPFDKPNIVTGANVQVCWEKFARYFEVELKEVKLEDGYYVMDPEKAVEMVDENTICVAAILGSTLNGEFEDVKRLNDLLVEKNKETGWDTPIHVDAASGGFIAPFLYPELEWDFRLPLVKSINVSGHKYGLVYAGIGWVIWRNKEDLPEELIFHINYLGADQPTFTLNFSKGSSQVIAQYYQLIRLGYEGYRNIMENCQENARVLKEGLEKTGKFNIVSKEIGVPLVAFSLKDNSKHNEFEVSDHLRRFGWIVPAYTMPPNAEHVTVLRVVIREDFSRTLAERLVADIEKVLHELDSLPARVSAKLAAAEESSSGVHKKSAMEVQLEITNVWKKFVAEKKKTKNVIC, encoded by the exons ATGGTTTTGTCCAAGGCCGCCTCGGATAACGATGTTTCCGTTCATTCCACCTTCGCTTCTCGCTATGTCCGAGTTTCTCTTCCCcg GTTTCAGATGCCGGAGAATTCAATACCAAAGGAAGCAGCATATCAAATAATAAACGATGAATTAATGTTGGATGGAAACCCAAGGCTGAATTTGGCGTCGTTTGTGACGACGTGGATGGAACCAGAGTGCGATAAGCTAATCATGGCTGCCATTAACAAGAACTATGTTGACATGGATGAATACCCGGTCACCACTGAGCTTCAG AATCGATGTGTAAACATGATAGCACATTTATTTAACGCACCATTGGGAGAGGAAGAGACTGCAGTTGGAGTTGGAACTGTTGGATCCTCAGAAGCCATAATGCTTGCTGGTTTAGCATTTAAGAGAAAATGGCAAAACAAAATGAAAGCCCAAGGAAAACCCTTTGACAAGCCCAATATTGTCACTGGGGCCAATGTCCAG GTATGTTGGGAGAAATTTGCAAGGTATTTTGAAGTAGAGCTAAAGGAAGTGAAATTAGAGGATGGGTACTACGTTATGGATCCTGAGAAAGCTGTAGAAATGGTGGATGAGAACACTATTTGTGTAGCTGCTATCTTGGGTTCCACCCTTAATGGAGAATTTGAAGATGTTAAACGTTTGAATGATCTCTTGGTCGAGAAGAACAAAGAAACTGG GTGGGAcactccaatccatgtggatgcAGCAAGTGGTGGATTCATTGCCCCATTCCTATATCCAGAACTTGAATGGGATTTCAGATTACCATTAGTAAAAAGTATTAATGTAAGTGGTCACAAATATGGTCTTGTTTATGCTGGTATTGGTTGGGTTATTTGGAGGAACAAAGAAGATTTACCTGAAGAGCTTATTTTCCACATTAATTATCTTGGTGCTGATCAACCTACCTTCACCCTTAACTTCTCTAAAG GTTCTAGTCAAGTAATTGCTCAATATTATCAACTTATTCGCTTAGGCTATGAG GGATACAGGAATATTATGGAGAATTGTCAAGAAAATGCGAGGGTACTCAAAGAAGGACTTGAAAAGACAGGAAAATTCAACATAGTTTCCAAAGAAATTGGAGTTCCATTAGTAGCATTCTCCCTCAAAGACAACAGCAAACACAACGAATTCGAGGTTTCGGACCATCTTAGGAGGTTCGGATGGATTGTGCCAGCATACACAATGCCACCAAATGCTGAGCACGTGACCGTGCTCAGGGTTGTGATCCGGGAAGATTTCTCCCGGACACTAGCTGAGAGGCTCGTGGCGGACATTGAAAAAGTCCTCCACGAGCTCGACTCGCTCCCGGCCAGAGTCTCAGCTAAGTTGGCTGCGGCTGAGGAGAGTAGCAGTGGAGTGCATAAGAAATCGGCAATGGAAGTTCAATTGGAGATCACTAATGTATGGAAGAAGTTTGTTGCCGaaaagaagaagacaaaaaaTGTAATATGTTAA